In Bacillus horti, the following proteins share a genomic window:
- a CDS encoding UvrB/UvrC motif-containing protein: protein MLCQECQERQATLHFTKIVNGQKTEFHICEVCAKEKGDALPGMNNSFSIHNLLSGLLSFDTAGTVNQSPTQKLQCPTCGLTFSQFSRSGRFGCADCYKEFGDRLEPMLRKVHSGNVSHFGKIPKRSGNLIQTKREIQDLKKKLQQSITNEEFEQSAKLRDQIRELEHKLET, encoded by the coding sequence ATGCTTTGTCAGGAATGTCAGGAAAGACAAGCAACGTTGCATTTCACTAAGATTGTTAACGGACAGAAAACAGAGTTTCACATTTGTGAAGTGTGTGCCAAGGAGAAGGGTGATGCCTTACCTGGGATGAATAACAGTTTTTCTATTCATAATCTGCTATCTGGTTTACTAAGCTTTGACACAGCTGGTACGGTGAATCAAAGCCCTACTCAAAAGCTTCAATGTCCAACCTGTGGCCTTACGTTTAGCCAATTTTCAAGAAGTGGTCGCTTTGGCTGTGCCGATTGCTATAAGGAGTTTGGTGATCGCCTGGAGCCGATGCTGCGCAAGGTTCACAGCGGGAATGTATCCCACTTTGGGAAAATCCCTAAGAGATCTGGTAACCTGATTCAGACAAAAAGAGAGATTCAAGATCTCAAGAAAAAGCTGCAGCAATCCATCACGAATGAAGAGTTTGAGCAGTCAGCTAAACTAAGGGATCAAATCAGAGAACTAGAGCATAAGCTTGAGACATAG
- a CDS encoding protein arginine kinase: MSLEKFINHAVSDWMKGEGPDSDIVISSRIRLARNENAIPFPLVATEEQLEQVIADVSKVVQNVQQDQSDYSMGSLELLRMDQLKGLEKRVLVEKHLISPHLAEESSPGAVVLSENESISIMLNEEDHIRIQCLFPGFQLERAWEQANSIDDWFEIHLDVAFDEKRGYLTSCPTNVGTGLRASVMMHLPALVMTQQINRMLPAINQLGLVVRGIYGEGSDALGNIFQISNQITLGRSEREIIEDLGNVAKQLIEQERQARHSLLESSRLRLEDRIYRSYGILSNARTIESTEATQRLSDVRLGIDMGLIKGTSGTILNELIVLTQPGFLQQYAGEMLSAEQRDERRAKLIRERLRLDEDKTNEGGGVEK, encoded by the coding sequence ATGTCATTGGAGAAGTTTATCAATCATGCGGTGAGCGACTGGATGAAGGGAGAGGGACCTGACTCAGATATTGTCATTAGCAGCAGGATACGCTTAGCTCGAAATGAAAACGCCATTCCTTTCCCGCTAGTAGCTACAGAGGAACAGCTAGAGCAGGTCATTGCTGACGTATCTAAAGTGGTTCAGAACGTACAGCAGGATCAATCTGACTATTCAATGGGGTCCTTAGAGTTACTACGTATGGACCAGTTAAAAGGGCTTGAGAAGCGTGTATTAGTTGAAAAGCACCTGATTAGTCCTCATTTGGCAGAGGAGTCCTCTCCAGGAGCTGTTGTATTAAGTGAAAATGAGTCCATAAGTATCATGCTTAATGAAGAGGACCATATTCGCATTCAGTGTTTATTTCCAGGCTTTCAATTAGAACGAGCCTGGGAGCAGGCGAACAGTATAGATGATTGGTTTGAGATTCACTTAGACGTAGCGTTTGATGAAAAGCGTGGTTATCTTACAAGCTGTCCAACAAACGTTGGAACAGGGCTCAGGGCATCTGTGATGATGCACCTTCCCGCGTTAGTGATGACACAGCAAATTAACCGGATGCTTCCGGCTATTAACCAGCTTGGCCTAGTAGTGCGTGGTATTTACGGTGAAGGCAGTGACGCATTGGGGAACATTTTTCAAATTTCAAATCAGATCACATTAGGGCGCTCGGAAAGAGAGATAATTGAGGACCTTGGCAATGTAGCCAAACAGTTGATTGAACAAGAACGCCAAGCGCGTCATTCCTTGTTAGAATCCTCCCGCTTACGGCTAGAGGATCGGATTTATCGCTCTTATGGGATTTTATCGAACGCCCGAACGATAGAGTCTACAGAGGCAACACAGCGTTTATCCGATGTACGTTTAGGTATAGATATGGGCTTAATAAAAGGAACATCAGGAACGATACTTAATGAATTAATTGTTTTAACTCAGCCGGGCTTTTTGCAGCAGTATGCAGGTGAAATGCTCTCTGCTGAACAGCGTGATGAACGCAGAGCGAAGCTGATTCGAGAAAGATTAAGATTAGATGAAGATAAAACAAATGAAGGTGGAGGTGTTGAGAAATGA
- a CDS encoding CtsR family transcriptional regulator, with translation MRNISDIIEYHLKQNLEKSQKGYIEIQRSELADQFQCVPSQINYVINTRFTVEKGYLVESKRGGGGFIRIRKVQLIQNQDLLQTILELIGDHISQATAEDMLDRLFDSRIISERENRLMKAVIHRNVLSFQVQVRDQLRAKMMQAMLVSLLYK, from the coding sequence ATGAGAAATATTTCAGATATTATTGAATATCATCTCAAACAGAATTTAGAAAAAAGCCAAAAGGGGTATATTGAAATACAGAGAAGTGAATTAGCGGATCAGTTTCAATGTGTACCATCCCAAATTAATTATGTCATCAATACCCGTTTCACTGTCGAGAAAGGCTATTTAGTGGAAAGTAAACGTGGTGGTGGTGGCTTTATTCGCATACGTAAGGTTCAACTGATTCAGAATCAAGATCTGCTTCAAACGATTCTTGAATTGATTGGGGATCATATTAGTCAGGCCACAGCGGAGGATATGCTTGATCGTCTGTTTGATTCACGCATTATCTCAGAGCGTGAGAATAGACTAATGAAGGCAGTGATTCATCGCAATGTGCTATCCTTTCAGGTTCAGGTGCGTGATCAGCTAAGAGCGAAAATGATGCAGGCGATGCTGGTATCTCTCCTTTATAAATAG
- the clpC gene encoding ATP-dependent protease ATP-binding subunit ClpC: MMFGRFTERAQKVLALAQEEAMRLNHNNIGTEHILLGLIREGEGIAAKALLALNLDLEKIQTEVETLIGKGEEGNQNIHYTPRAKKVIELSMDEARKLGHTYVGTEHILLGLIREGEGVAARVLNNLGVSLNKARQQVLQLLGSNESSNHSNQSSSSASANTPTLDSLARDLTAVARDEGLDPVIGRSKEIERVIQVLSRRTKNNPVLIGEPGVGKTAIAEGLAQSIVNNEIPETLRDKRVMTLDMGTVVAGTKYRGEFEDRLKKIMDEIRQAGNIILFIDELHTLIGAGGAEGAIDASNILKPALARGELQCIGATTLDEYRKYIEKDAALERRFQPITVDQPSTEEAILILQGLRDRYEAHHRVKITDEAIEQAVKLSDRYITDRFLPDKAIDLIDEAASKVRLKSYTAPPNLKEMEQKLETIKKEKDAAVQSQEFEKAASLRDTEQKLREELEQTKNEWKEKQGQTDSEVNGEDIAQIVGSWTGVPVSKLEEEETERLLKMEGILHKRVIGQEEAVKAVSRAIRRARAGLKDPKRPIGSFIFLGPTGVGKTELARAVAESLFGDENATIRIDMSEYMEKHSTSRLVGAPPGYVGFDEGGQLTEKVRRKPYSVILLDEIEKAHPDVFNILLQVLEDGRLTDSKGRTVDFRNTVIIMTSNVGAEMIKKGTSLGFQAASMEQTYNNMKDKVMGELKRTFRPEFLNRVDELIVFHSLEEEHIQEIVKLMAQQLQDRLKEQEIEFSLTDSALKFIAKEGFDPQYGARPLRRALQRQVEDKLSEELLQGTVKKGDTVVIDEKKGELKVTNKTKKVAQK, encoded by the coding sequence ATGATGTTTGGACGTTTTACAGAGAGAGCTCAGAAGGTTTTAGCTTTGGCACAAGAGGAAGCAATGAGATTAAACCATAATAATATTGGAACAGAGCATATTCTATTAGGACTGATTCGTGAAGGGGAAGGAATCGCAGCGAAGGCTTTACTGGCTCTGAATCTAGACTTAGAAAAAATCCAAACAGAGGTTGAAACGCTAATTGGGAAGGGTGAAGAAGGGAATCAAAATATTCACTATACACCTAGAGCAAAAAAGGTTATTGAGTTGTCTATGGATGAGGCTAGAAAGCTTGGCCATACTTACGTAGGAACAGAGCATATTTTACTAGGCTTGATTCGTGAGGGTGAAGGTGTAGCAGCAAGAGTGCTAAATAATCTAGGAGTTAGTTTGAACAAAGCTAGACAGCAAGTCTTGCAACTGCTAGGTTCGAATGAATCCTCTAATCATAGCAATCAGAGCAGTTCATCAGCGTCTGCGAACACTCCTACTTTAGACAGCTTGGCTCGTGATTTAACAGCAGTAGCTAGAGACGAAGGGCTGGATCCGGTAATTGGTAGAAGTAAAGAGATTGAGAGAGTGATCCAGGTTCTCAGTCGTCGTACGAAAAACAATCCTGTGCTAATTGGTGAGCCAGGTGTTGGTAAGACAGCTATTGCAGAGGGCTTAGCTCAGAGTATTGTAAACAATGAGATTCCTGAAACGTTAAGAGATAAGCGAGTCATGACTCTTGATATGGGAACTGTCGTCGCGGGGACTAAATATCGTGGTGAATTTGAGGATCGCTTGAAGAAGATCATGGACGAAATCCGCCAAGCGGGGAACATCATCCTGTTCATTGATGAGCTTCATACCTTGATTGGAGCAGGTGGAGCTGAAGGAGCGATTGACGCTTCAAACATCTTAAAACCAGCGTTAGCTCGTGGCGAATTACAATGTATCGGGGCAACAACGTTAGATGAGTATCGCAAATATATTGAAAAAGATGCGGCGCTAGAAAGGCGCTTCCAGCCAATCACCGTTGATCAGCCATCTACAGAAGAAGCGATCTTGATCCTCCAAGGACTGCGTGATCGTTATGAAGCTCATCACCGTGTGAAGATTACAGATGAAGCAATTGAGCAAGCGGTGAAGCTGTCAGATCGGTATATTACGGATCGCTTCCTTCCAGATAAAGCGATTGACTTGATTGATGAAGCGGCCTCCAAGGTGCGTTTGAAATCCTACACGGCTCCACCGAATTTGAAAGAAATGGAGCAGAAGCTAGAAACGATTAAGAAGGAAAAGGATGCGGCTGTCCAAAGTCAGGAGTTTGAAAAGGCAGCTTCCTTAAGAGATACAGAGCAAAAGCTACGCGAAGAGCTTGAGCAAACGAAAAATGAATGGAAAGAGAAGCAAGGACAGACAGATTCCGAGGTGAATGGTGAAGATATCGCTCAAATCGTTGGAAGCTGGACAGGAGTTCCGGTAAGTAAGCTAGAAGAGGAAGAAACAGAGCGACTGCTGAAAATGGAAGGGATTCTGCATAAGCGTGTCATTGGTCAGGAGGAAGCTGTTAAGGCGGTTTCTAGAGCGATACGTAGAGCTAGAGCAGGTTTGAAGGACCCTAAACGACCAATCGGCTCCTTCATCTTCCTAGGGCCAACGGGAGTAGGTAAAACAGAGCTTGCTAGGGCTGTTGCAGAGAGCTTGTTTGGTGATGAGAATGCTACGATCCGCATCGATATGTCCGAGTATATGGAAAAGCATTCTACGTCTAGATTAGTAGGAGCGCCTCCAGGGTATGTAGGCTTTGATGAAGGTGGTCAATTGACGGAAAAAGTTAGACGCAAGCCATATTCCGTTATTCTACTAGATGAGATAGAAAAAGCTCATCCAGATGTGTTTAACATCCTCCTACAAGTACTAGAGGATGGACGTCTAACAGACTCTAAAGGTAGAACGGTCGATTTCAGAAATACTGTTATTATTATGACTTCAAACGTGGGAGCAGAGATGATTAAGAAGGGAACCTCCCTAGGATTCCAAGCGGCTTCCATGGAGCAAACATATAACAACATGAAGGATAAAGTTATGGGTGAGCTGAAGCGTACGTTCCGTCCAGAATTTTTGAATCGTGTGGATGAATTGATCGTGTTCCATTCTCTTGAAGAAGAGCATATCCAAGAAATTGTGAAGCTTATGGCTCAGCAGCTTCAGGATCGCTTAAAAGAGCAGGAAATCGAGTTTAGCTTAACGGATAGTGCCCTAAAGTTTATTGCTAAAGAAGGCTTTGACCCACAATATGGAGCTAGACCACTTAGAAGGGCGTTACAGCGTCAGGTGGAGGATAAGCTTTCCGAAGAACTGCTCCAAGGAACGGTGAAAAAAGGTGATACGGTCGTTATCGATGAGAAAAAGGGAGAGCTAAAGGTAACGAACAAGACGAAGAAAGTAGCTCAGAAATAA